AACAAGTTGGTTAATACTATGATAGTTGGCAATTATATTGGCGTCATGATAACATTATATATGTACATTTATGTGCTGTGTAGATGAGTTCATATCTTAACAATGAGAAAGAAAGTCAGTATAAGAAGATTATATGGGAACGTATGAACAAGGATTATGTGCAGGTAATACAGTTAttgatttctttatttttagtacTTAAGAGGAATGAAATATGTTGGCTAATGAAATAAGTAATTTGGTTTTTTTAGGGACAAGGTGTTTCACATAAGCTTAATACGGGGACTTCAGAGGAAATAGGCGAAAGCAAAAGAGAGGCATGTCTTTCTTAGTTCCTATAACTTCACATCAAGATATATTTTTGGAAAATATATTGATGAGTAGATTTTATGTACAGGTGGCAAATTGGGTGCGGTGTGGGTTACCGTGTTGATAACgggtcaaaaggggtaatgttgaTACATGTTTTTGCTAACATAATAAtgctttttattaattattattgtgtcAAATATGATCTCTAAAtgtatattattttgatattaatataCTTTTTCTTGAATAGAATGATCTATGAGGTTTTATGGTTAAAAGACATCTTGCTGACTCTCGACCCGTTTGACTCACTTTGCTTGTTTGTTTTTAAGTTAATCTTATTCATAATACCCATTTGAGCTATGAGAATTTGGACATAAACTGAATCGACCCATTCAtaagtaaatgggttgaaattgtcaCCTCTGAGTTTTATGTTGTTCAATTTGAAACCAGAAAAATAAAAGGAAGCGAGTATTGGAGGTCAAGAAATCTGCAGATGTTGCTGTTAAAGTGTTTGCAGAAAaggtttgtattattattactttcatattaaacatCCCGGATTTTGTAATTACTGTTTCTTCATCGTATTTTTTTCCTTGCAGAAATCAAATTCAAAGATAAATTATGATGCGTTGAAAAATATTTTTGATGACGAGGTATTCAATTTCTTCTTTTCATTGTTTTTAGTTTGATTATTGGAATGGATCATTTGTTTATATTGCTTTAATAAAGTAGACTACACAATAGAATGATTGTTTCGTCTCTGTTTAAATGCTTAAGGAATGACTAAATATATAAACGTATACTATCGTTTCATGTTTCTTTGGACAAACGATGTGAATGTTAAATCGATTAAGTTAGGACAAAGTATGTGTCATAAGTGTAACATTATTATTGCTAGATCTGAATTACTGTATTATAGTATATGTTATAGTTCATTAAAATGATATAATCTTGGTTATCAACTTGCTGTTGTAAAAAACTCCGATTACTCCTTTTTAAGAATATACCgataaaatccgtttaattaatcggcCAAACGTCGTCTGTTAATGGGTCAAAATCAGATTTGTTGGTATAAGTCAAAATTGGTTAACAATTTAATATAAATTTAAACTAGAATCTTGGAGTTTTTGAACAAATGAACGACTATGCTTATGTTTTTAGACAAATATGTTAAAATTATGTATTAATGGGCCGCTATAAATAAACTTTTTAAGACTTATGTATAGAACTAATACTACATTGTTTTATACATGGGTTGTTAACTTTCTGGTGGTATTCATGCCTTTTTGTCCGATGTTGAATCAGGCGGACGAAAATAATCCAGAATCGGAGGCTGCCCAAACTGATTCAGAAGATACTGTTCAACCATTCAAAAAGGAGGTTTGTTTCCAAATTATAAGATATTCATGCACATAATATTAATGAAATGTTTTGTCTGAAAACTAACAAAACCTTTGTTTCAACAATGTTTCTTAATCAACTTGTTATATTGGTCTTGTTGCAGAAGCCAAGCTCAAAAATTAATTATGATGCGATGAAAAATATCTTTGATGACTGAGGTAATCTATCTTTTCTTCTCTTCATATTTAGTTCGCTTATACTAGTAATTATAGTAATTCCTTAATGATTTGTTTATCCATTAAAATAATAGATTAACTGATTATATAAGAAATACAAACATGGTTAGAACCTCTGAATCATTTGAATAAAAGGTTAATATGGTGATTTACATCATTAGTGTTTATTGagaataatatcaaacacgttcttGTCATTCAATTAGAACCTTTGAATCATTAAAATTTTGAACCATTCTGTTTTATCAAACACAACCTTAGTCATTTAATCCGTGAATCTTCAGACATAATGATTAAAACCTTAAATTTGATACATTAAATTTATGTACATTCTTTTGTTGAAACCTTAGATTAAACATTCTTTTGTTGAAACCTTAAATTTGATACATAAATCTGTTTTGTGTTTCATAAGAGAACGTTGTTGGGATGCAGAATCAAGCAAGGAACGTATTTATATGGAGAATAACGATTGACAACGGACACAAATGAACAGTAGCAACAAAAAGCGATTGAATACTTTTAAGATTTTGATGATATTGTTTATGATATCTGGTGGGGTAAATCTCTTACGAAGTCGTCATGCTAGAAATAGCATTTCAGTTTATGTAGATTTTTGTAGACTGGTAAATGATGATGATACTAATTGATAGTCACTTTAAATACTAATTTGCTCATTGGAAGTTAGAACTAACTGAAATAATCTTTAAAGATGACTCTAATTGAAGCTGTTTTGGTGTAGTGCATATGTTACACATTTTGTATTCCTTCTATTTTGTTCCCGTGTTCTATTTTTGCCAAAAATATCTGTTTTTCGCTTTTTTGATAGTTAAAAAGTATTCAAGAGTTTTCAATGTGCGTTCTTGATCCTAACGACTACAGGTCAACTATATACAAAATGTTTCACTTAACTAGGATTATTCAATATTTGGTTTGAGACCATTCAAAATCGAAGACCAAATTGAAATCACACCGAATTTGAAAATTGGTTTCCGGATAGAGCGAAACCAAAAACTGGATTCAAGTTcgtttttcggttttgaaaattctgaatttgaTTAACCGAAAACTGAGTATAAAACAATATTCAATttttatacaatatataataaatatattacaattacaatatataataaatatattaagttattaatattatttgtatacATATGCTATATATGGTTCTGATTAGATATTTTAACTTTTCAAGTAAGAGTATGTTTACTTGGATTTAAAATCCCATTTAAAACTTTAatttcttatttttttctaaattctaAATTCTTTCGCTTCACATTTTTGAAACTTTAACCATTTCAATTcgacttttttttctttttctttttgaaaagcaagtaaaaATTTCATTAAGAACTTGGAGAATTTACAAAGCCCTATATACTATACATTGTGTCTTGGAGTATAAAACTACATCTCACGAACTACTTTATCGAGGGAACATTATACACCGCGGCACTTGAATAATTCGAGCTGGGGAGAAACGCCCATACAGTACCGCAAATGCGATGACAAAGTTGGACGATACTACCCATTTAACCAAGTGTATAATGCGGCCCAAGACAAGCATCCGTGAGCTATACGACTATTTAAGGGGGCTTTTAAACTAGAGTTAGCCAGTGCCCGTTCTTTGCGGGTTAGACGATGTGTAGTGGAAGGGATTGATGAGACATTTGTGCCATTCGAGAGTTGATTTCTTTGATCTTTTCGATATCCACGCATATGTTTAGGCTTGTATTTCGCATAGGATTGTGTTGGTGCACCAAACTTTCTTGCTAAATATATTGAGGTTTCGGTGTTTCCATAAAACGTACGATGTTGCCCATTTTGTTGCTtgccaaatatatgtatataaattgtaCACAAATGTGAAGCGAACCGAATATATGTGTGTATGTCAATATATGTCATCAATCCCTTGATCTAAGCCAAAgaaaccgaaccgaataaaccgaaaaccAAAAACTGAACTGATGAACACCCCTACACTTAACCAAGAACTTGATCTAAGCCCGACCCAGATTATTGAACGAGTTTGTGAGTTTTGGGTAAGCTGATTAAAGGTCAACTGTAAACCAACCGGAACATGATCTTCATAGCTCATCACATTTTACTCTCAATCATGACAAACccactaaattaattaataaaatcaatttACAATTATTAATGCTATATGTACAAGTAAACTAAACACACACACTCGGAATTCAAAAAAGCTAAAAATAGACGAAATGATTGGCAAGTGGACATTGACAGTGCATTGACTACATGTTGCCAATGGTATTATGGTTTtgaccaaggttgcaaaattcgctatcgaggattaatcggtcgggactttgaaatGATTAATCTGCAATTCAGAGATTAATCAGACTGTACTTTATGCATtctaatattaaattttaaaacattatatgtgtaaatatagaagaagatcataaacataaacataaactttaactttaacataattgtctaaatttgttcattttgttcaaaaactacAAATTTCTAGTTTAAATACATGTTAAAATGCTGACCAATTTTAACTTTGatcgactttgattaccaaatttgatTTTAACCCACTAATTGACGTTCACCGATTAATTAAACAGATTTTAAACGGAATGAGtgtctcttaaaaatgattaatctaaGATTAATCGGTGAGGATTGGGTTTCTTGCAACACTGGTTTTGACAATTAAATTGGTTGGAACAATGAAACTCCCGTTAGGAGTGCTTTAATCACTACTCCATTCTCCAAAAACATTTTTAAATACATCAAAATCAAAattgatattaaaaaaaaaattgataaccAAATCAATCACGTTAATTGGACTGAAAATTATTTAGCTTGGCCAAAATAAAACTAAGTGACCCAAATTAAATAAACCGTTGGTGGGCTAGAGCACAGATTCGCAACAGATATAAATACCATGATATATTGGGGGCTTATGTGTAATATCACATTCATCAAGCAGCTAGGGTTTTTTTGTTCTGAAAATACCAGAAGTTTCACCACTCTTTCACTCTCAACCTAATCATGGTAGGTTTTGAAATCGGCGATGTTCCGTTCAACCCCGACGGCTGGGGCCCACCGGAGTTCACAGACTCCTCACTCCCAATCCTTCCAAACCATCCCGTCAACGTTCCGTTTGCACCGTTCTCCCGTTCCGATAAACTCGGCCGTATCGCCGATTGGACCAGATCTAATTACAACAACCCTAACAACCGCAACATCCACCGCCACAACACCGCCGCCGATTCCGCTTTCGATTTCACCACCGACGATTCATTCGGCGGCGGACTCACCGCTGACGACGACAACACGTTCCGTTTAGTTGACGGCAAACCACCACCTAGACCTAAATTCGGCCCTAAATGGCGGTTTCAAAACAACCGCAATCAGTTACCACAACGCCGTGATGAAGAAGTTGAAGCTAAAAAGCGTGAAGCTGAAAAACAACGCGCTAGGCGTGATCGATTGTATAACGCGAATCGTACAGGAGGTAATAACCCTAGGCGTGAATCTGCTGTTTTTAAATCGTCTGTTGATATTCAACCTGAATGGAATATGTTAGATCAAATACCTTTTTCTACGTTTACGAAATTATCGTTTACTGTTCCTGAGCCTGAGGATTTAGTTAATTGTGGTTCGATCGAAAGTTATGATAAGAGTTACGATAGGACGACGCCGAAAAACGAAAGACGTTTAGAGCGGTTTAAAAATCGGAATTTTTTTAAAGTTACTACAACTGATGATCCGGTTATTCGTAGACTTGCGAATGAGGATAAAGCGACTGTTTTCGCTACTGATGCGATACTTTCGACCTTAATGTGCGCGCCTAGGTCGGTTTATTCGTGGGATATTGTGATTCAACGTGTTGGTAATAAGTTGTTTTTTGATAAACGAGATGGTTCGCAGCTTGATTTGTTGTCGGTTAATGAGACTTCGCAGGAGCCGTTACCTGAAGCGAAAGATGATATAAACTCGGCTCATTCGTTGTCGGTTGAAGCTGCGTATATTAATCAGAATTTTTCGCAGCAGGTTTTGGTTAGGGATGGGGGTAAGGTTAGTTTCGATGAGCCGAATCCGTTTGCGAGTGAAGGTGAGGAGGTTGCTTCGGTTGGGTATCGTTATAGGAGGTGGAAGCTTGATAATGATACGAATTTGGTTGTTAGATGTGAGGTTCAGAGTTATATAGATGTTAATGATAAGAAATCGTATTTGACTTTGAACGCGTTGAATGAGTTTGACCCGAAGTTCTCGGGTGTGGATTGGAGGAGGAAGTTAGATACTCAAAGGGGTGCGGTTTTAGCGACTGAATTGAAGAATAATGCGAATAAGATTGCGAAATGGACTGCACAAGCAATTTTAGCTAATGCTGATATGATGAAATTGGGGTATGTGACTAGGGTTCATCCAAGAGATCATTTTAATCATGTGATATTAGCTGTTGTTGGGTATAAACCGAAGGAGTTTGCAGGGCAGATTAATTTGAATACTTCAAATATGTGGGGAATTGTGAAGGCGATTGTGGATTTGTGTATGAAGTT
This genomic stretch from Rutidosis leptorrhynchoides isolate AG116_Rl617_1_P2 chromosome 11, CSIRO_AGI_Rlap_v1, whole genome shotgun sequence harbors:
- the LOC139876640 gene encoding eukaryotic translation initiation factor 3 subunit D-like, whose translation is MVGFEIGDVPFNPDGWGPPEFTDSSLPILPNHPVNVPFAPFSRSDKLGRIADWTRSNYNNPNNRNIHRHNTAADSAFDFTTDDSFGGGLTADDDNTFRLVDGKPPPRPKFGPKWRFQNNRNQLPQRRDEEVEAKKREAEKQRARRDRLYNANRTGGNNPRRESAVFKSSVDIQPEWNMLDQIPFSTFTKLSFTVPEPEDLVNCGSIESYDKSYDRTTPKNERRLERFKNRNFFKVTTTDDPVIRRLANEDKATVFATDAILSTLMCAPRSVYSWDIVIQRVGNKLFFDKRDGSQLDLLSVNETSQEPLPEAKDDINSAHSLSVEAAYINQNFSQQVLVRDGGKVSFDEPNPFASEGEEVASVGYRYRRWKLDNDTNLVVRCEVQSYIDVNDKKSYLTLNALNEFDPKFSGVDWRRKLDTQRGAVLATELKNNANKIAKWTAQAILANADMMKLGYVTRVHPRDHFNHVILAVVGYKPKEFAGQINLNTSNMWGIVKAIVDLCMKLNEGKYVLVKDPQKPQVRIYEVPADAFENDYVEEPLPEDEQVQPPAENGDALDEIGVKDEVEVKDVIAET